A stretch of DNA from Arthrobacter globiformis:
GGCTTGGTGAAGACCGCGTTGGCACCGGCTGCGAGCAGCGTTTCTGACAGGTCGTCACGTCCGGTGAGCATCAAAATGTAGACCTTACTAAAGGCCCTGATCCGGGCAATGACTTCCAGGCCGCTGACATCGGGAAGACCGAAGTCCAGGATCACGATGTCAGGGGAGTGCCTGCTTACCGCTTCGACGCCACCGGCGCCTGTGGCGGCGGTCCTGACGGCCACTCCTGAGAGGCCCAGGACTGCTTCAATGAGGCCCCTCATGTCCCCGTCATCCTCAATCACAACAGCGGTGCGCGTAAACGGCATCACAACATCCCCCTCAGGCCGCCCCAGCACTGCCCTATCAACGAACTCTATCGAATCAACTCAGCCGGCGGCGAGGCCACGATGCCATCAGCTTCACTGTAGCTGCAGGAACAGAGATCGCCGACCTCCGGTCCGGGTTTGCCAATGGACGGCAGGTTGGGTGGCAGAAAAACTCAACAGGGGCGGTCGACACAGCGGATGTATGTCCTGACAATATCTGCCCGCAAGTTTTCTCTAGGTTCCCTCTGCGCAGGATGGTGCTGTGTAAAAACAATGTTGGGGAGCAATTATGGATTTCACTGAGGTTGCCGTTCTGCCGCTGAACCGTCGGCAATTCGGGCTCATCGTGGGAGGCGCGGCTCTCCTGCTGGTGGGTGGCGGGGCCTACGGCGTCGTGTCCCGCAGCAGACCCGGAGGCGGAGCCGGGCTCGCCACGGCTTTCGGCATGCTGTCCTTGGTTGACGCCGGACGCCTGGCCAGGCTTGATGCGCAGGGGCAGCCTGCTGCGAAGCCGCTCGCCTCGGCAATTTCCCAAATCACGGGCGGCCCGCGCAGAAGCGCGGGCCAGCCCGGGGTGCAGCCCGTTTCCGTGCAACAGGGCTCCAGCACCGTGGCCGATCACCATGACGGCGACCCTCTTCTGGGTTCTGACTGGCCGCAACCGGGCAACTTAACATGGGGCGACGTCGTCGTGCTCGAAGTGGCGGTGAGGAATGACCGCCGGGAACCGGTGCTGTTCAGCCCGGGGCAGTTGCGTCTCAAGCTGTTGCCCTCAGGAATCACCGTAGCCCCGCAGGACTCCGACCGCGGTCCGGGCGCGATAGCCGCCGGCGCCACCGAAGTGGTCTGGATCAGCTATCTTGCCCCGCACGAAGCGGTCGCCATGCAGATCGAATACTCGGGCCCGGAAACCGACGCGCCGCAGTCGCTCCCACTGCCGCTGCTGACCATCGCCCAGGTAAAGTCATGAGCCCCCTGGACATCCACGTCAACGACGGTTTCGTTCCGATGGTGGACGGGTCGCTGGTGTACCACCGGGGCTTCGGGGACCGCCGCACCGCCCTAAATGACCCGAGACCGGCGCTGGCGATGAGCCCGCGCGTCATCACCGCGAACGGGCGGGTGGTGGCCAGCCGCACCTATCCGCTAAGCGCCCCGCCGCCACCTCACGGCCGACCGCAGCCGCTGCGCCCCGATCCGGCAAACAGGGGGGAATACCTGGCCCGTCGAGGACACTGGGCGAGCTACTTTCCGGAGCGGACGCTGATCGCCGAGACGGGCAGCCTCATTCAGATCGTGCTGCACAACAACCTCGCCCAGCCGCATGAAATCCGGTTCCACCGTGCCGGGCCGGGCGGGGCCGACGTCGGCTCCGGACCCGTCGCCCCGGGAAAAACCAAGCTTCTGCAGTTCCGGGCGCCGCTTCCCGGGACCTATGTGTTCACCGATCCCGGTAACCAGCCCGTAGAACGGACCCTGGGCCTGTACGGCGCGCTGGTGGTCATCGATCCCGGAAACGCCTGGCGGCTTGCCCCCGGTGCGGCCGAGTTCGAGCGGCAGTGGCTGTGGTTGTGCCATGACGTGGATTCCAACTGGGCGCGCATTGCCTCACGGGGAAAGACGGTTGACCCGCTGGCCGTCCCGGCGGAGCCGGACTATTTCACCATCAACGGTTCTTCGGGGTTCCAGTCGCTGGCCGTCAGCACCGACAAGGAACTGAACGAACGCCGCGATCAGGACACCCTTGCCTCCGGGTTCCCACGGGAAACCGACGTGCGGAACTTCAGCGCCTCCCCTGCCGCCGGTGCCATCCGCACCGGGCAGCTGATGAGAATGGTCAACGCCGGCATCGTGGACCACCAGTTGCACTACCACGGCAATCACGTGTGGACCGTTCGCGCCAACGGCATCGATTTCCCCCGCTCCAACGGCCATGTCACAGCCCAAGGGGATGTCGTCCTGCAACAGTGGGAGGACACCGTCCAGCTGCAGCCGCTGGAGCGGAAGGAATCCATGCTCTCCGTCCGCCGTCCCCCGGACGTGGTGGACGCCGTCTGGAATGCGCGCAACGAGGACTGGAAATATCCGATGCACTGCCACGCGGAGCCGTCCCAGACTGCGCACGGTGGCTTGTACCCTGGCGGGCTGGTCGCGGACTGGGTGCTGGCCGGAACAACGACACCTGCGCCTGGAACACCCCCCACAGCTGCGGATCCCCACCAGCTGTTCCGAAGCCAGGTGGACTTCGCTTCAGACCAGCCCCACGAAGGTTCCCCGGAGACTGAGTTTCCGCAACGGCCGGACGTGGCCAAGGAGTTCGACTTCTTCAACCGGAAAATGACCTTCCCGGACGGCTCGGAGCACGAAGTGTGGAGCTTCGAGGCCGACAAACTGGGTCGCCAGTTGCCGGGCTCGACGCTTCGGCTGACGGAGGGGCAACTCTTCCATGGCACGGTCAAGCCGGGCAAGCGCGTCCACACCATCCACTGGCACGGCATCGAACCCGATCCCCGAAACGACGGCGTGGGCCACACGTCCTTCGAGGTCACGGGACACTACACCTACCAGTGGCGGCCGGAGTTCGGTGTAGCCGGCAACCCCAACCGCGGGGCCGCGGGCACCTACTTCTACCACTGCCACGTCAACACCCCGCTGCACGTCCAGATGGGCATGTTCGGCCCCATCGTGATCGATCCGCCCAACACTGGTGCCTCCCGGTGGCCCGTCGGTGCCCGCCGACACTCCATAGACGGCCCGCTCTACGACATCGAGACCGAAACCCTGATCGCGCCCTATTCCCTCGATCCACGGTGGCACGAACTCAACCACGCCGCAGGACTCAACGGCGAGGACGTCGGCCTGAACCGCTTCGAACCCAGGCACTTCTTCCTCCTCGGCGGCGCCATAGCCCACCGGCCAGTGGGTGACAACATCGTCTGGGCCATCTCCGCGATGAAAGCCAACGTGGCGGGAAATGGAAAACACCCAACCCTTGTGCGCATGCTGAACGTGGATTACTTCCCCACACTCACCCGGATCACCGACTCCGCGGGCCGCCCCGCAAAAATCGCCGAGCTGATCGCCCACGACGGCCGGCCCTTCTGGAACACCCCCAGCCCCACAGGACCCGCGGTCCAGCCCTCGGTGGCCGGCCAACCCCTGCTGACCAACATCATCAAATCCGGCGCCGCCGAGAAGTTCGACTTCCTGCTGCGCCCGCCGACACCCGGAAAGTACACCATCAGCATCCAATTCCTGCACTGGATCACCTCGGAGGTCCTCGCCACTAAGACCGTCACCGTCACCGCAGCCTGAATCCTTGCCCGCTGCTCATCAGACCGGTGGAACAGCTCCGACGTAAGCGTAAGCGGGACTGCATGGAAAAATTCTGAACGGCAACAGGCCTTCGTGCCCGACACCGCCCAGATGGGTGGCGCTCAGCGTCTCACCTGGGCTTCACCGCTGCCGCTTGATGTAACGCAAACCTGGCGGTTGCGCCCTGCGCACGCTCATCCCAGCGCCATCCCGGGTTAAAGGATGGAGCCCGGGACATTGGGGGGCGTTCCAGGCTACACGCCTACTGTAAACAGCCAGACGTCCACAACCTAAACGCCCGTCCAAAGCTCAAAGGGCCGGTGTTGGGATGCCCGCATGCTCTGCCCGATCTCTCATCTGACGATGCCCGACTGGAGCACAGCGGTCGTCTCATAACCCTAGGGATATGAGACGTCTCAGCCCTTCGCTGAGGGCGGTCGTGACTCCGCTGGTGAGGTCGCTTGAGGCGTGCCGAGGTAAAACGAACTTGATTTTTCCGGAGTGGTCCGGCGATAGAGGGGATCAGTTCATGGTAGAAAGAGCAGACCATGAACACGGGGGGACGTTGTGATGGAGCCGGTTAGATTTATTGATCCGTTTGAGGTTGAGGAACCGGCTTCGGTGGCGCCTGTCCCAAAACCAGCCCCCGCCCCTGGTCTTCCCGCCGGACCACCGGCGGCTCTTCTCTTTTCTTCCCAGGGCCGTGAACGCGAAGTGCAACGGCTCATCCCCGGGAACGTCCAAGCCGTCCGCAATGCGCGATGAGACTGCGGAGGGCTTCGGGCGCGATGCGCTCAATGTGGGGGAGGTCCGCCGGGATTTTAGAAGGCAGGGGCAGACTGGGTTCCATGGTCCAAGGGAATCGAAATGTCCACCCGATGCCGCGAAACCCAACGGGACCGGTTCGGAAGCGGCCGGGCAGGTCGAAGGCTCCTTGAAACGTGACCTGATCGAGGAAGCGCTGACGAGGCTGGACCGGGAACAGCGTGAGGTGCTGGTGGCGCTGCATTATCGCAAGGTCCCGGTAAGCGAACTGGCCATGCACCTGAACATCCCAACCGGCACGGTAATTACCTGTGCCCTCTCCGCGCTGAGGGCCATCCACAGATTCCTCAAGGACAGCCCCCAGCAGTAGCTGGCCGGGGGCATGCGGCAGCTGGTCAGCTGCTGCTTGGGCTTTGATGGCCCGGCCCCTGTAGTTGCTTTTGTCGCGCCGGCCGGGCCCGCTGAACGACTGGCGGGCAGACTCCTGTCATAACCGGACGGTGACCTTCCCGATGACCAGGGTGCCCAGCACAGCGGCGGCATCAACGTCCAGCACGGTTTCGGTGATGACCAGGTTGTCCCCTGCGATGACCAGGACGCTGCCTTGGGCAGCCTGCCGCCCGCGAGATCAGACACTGCGCCAAGCCTGAGACCTGATCCTGGCCGGAGCAGGTATGGACACAGGTAATCCGCGGGCCTACCGTCGGTAGAAACGGTGGCAGCCGGACTCTTGCGTTAGGGGCTGTCGCTGTGCGCTTCTGGCAGCCCGCCCCTTGATCAGGAGGAGAGCATGCAAACAGTCGAAGAAACCATTGACGTCGAGGTCCCGGTGCGCACCGCGTATGACCAGTGGACCCGGTTCGAGTCTTTCCCCAATTTCATGTCGAGGGTGGACTCGGTCACCCAGCTCACCGACGGGACGAATCACTGGGTGGTGGACATCGACGGGGTGAAACGGGAATTCGATACCGAAATCATTGAACAACGCCCCGGTGAGCGGATTGCCTGGCGCAGCACTGACGGTGAGTCGCACGCCGGCGCCGTGGCCTTCACACCGCTAAAGACCGGGATGACACGGGTGTGGGTCCGGTTGGAATGGGCACCGGACACCTTCACCGAGAAGGCCGGGGCCGCGCTGGGGTTCGACAAC
This window harbors:
- a CDS encoding multicopper oxidase domain-containing protein, yielding MSPLDIHVNDGFVPMVDGSLVYHRGFGDRRTALNDPRPALAMSPRVITANGRVVASRTYPLSAPPPPHGRPQPLRPDPANRGEYLARRGHWASYFPERTLIAETGSLIQIVLHNNLAQPHEIRFHRAGPGGADVGSGPVAPGKTKLLQFRAPLPGTYVFTDPGNQPVERTLGLYGALVVIDPGNAWRLAPGAAEFERQWLWLCHDVDSNWARIASRGKTVDPLAVPAEPDYFTINGSSGFQSLAVSTDKELNERRDQDTLASGFPRETDVRNFSASPAAGAIRTGQLMRMVNAGIVDHQLHYHGNHVWTVRANGIDFPRSNGHVTAQGDVVLQQWEDTVQLQPLERKESMLSVRRPPDVVDAVWNARNEDWKYPMHCHAEPSQTAHGGLYPGGLVADWVLAGTTTPAPGTPPTAADPHQLFRSQVDFASDQPHEGSPETEFPQRPDVAKEFDFFNRKMTFPDGSEHEVWSFEADKLGRQLPGSTLRLTEGQLFHGTVKPGKRVHTIHWHGIEPDPRNDGVGHTSFEVTGHYTYQWRPEFGVAGNPNRGAAGTYFYHCHVNTPLHVQMGMFGPIVIDPPNTGASRWPVGARRHSIDGPLYDIETETLIAPYSLDPRWHELNHAAGLNGEDVGLNRFEPRHFFLLGGAIAHRPVGDNIVWAISAMKANVAGNGKHPTLVRMLNVDYFPTLTRITDSAGRPAKIAELIAHDGRPFWNTPSPTGPAVQPSVAGQPLLTNIIKSGAAEKFDFLLRPPTPGKYTISIQFLHWITSEVLATKTVTVTAA
- a CDS encoding sigma factor-like helix-turn-helix DNA-binding protein; the protein is MRDETAEGFGRDALNVGEVRRDFRRQGQTGFHGPRESKCPPDAAKPNGTGSEAAGQVEGSLKRDLIEEALTRLDREQREVLVALHYRKVPVSELAMHLNIPTGTVITCALSALRAIHRFLKDSPQQ
- a CDS encoding SRPBCC family protein, which gives rise to MQTVEETIDVEVPVRTAYDQWTRFESFPNFMSRVDSVTQLTDGTNHWVVDIDGVKREFDTEIIEQRPGERIAWRSTDGESHAGAVAFTPLKTGMTRVWVRLEWAPDTFTEKAGAALGFDNMQVRADLRRFKDFIEARGTETGVWRGEVH
- a CDS encoding response regulator transcription factor; protein product: MPFTRTAVVIEDDGDMRGLIEAVLGLSGVAVRTAATGAGGVEAVSRHSPDIVILDFGLPDVSGLEVIARIRAFSKVYILMLTGRDDLSETLLAAGANAVFTKPFRPRALRAQVEEMLGLQHQEL